CTTCTTCATTTATTCATCATGAACTGAATCCCCTCCTACAATGTTTTCACTCCCAGCACTAAACTAAACTGCTGTTAAGCTCAAGCAGAGTCATTCCACTCTGCCAACTGCGCTCTAGTACCTGTATTTCTTCCTCAGGCATGACTAAATGGatcaaagtattgggacacctgctcattcactgtttcttcagaaatatatgatattaaacagttgatcctgcttttttttttggagtaactctgctgtccagggaaggctttctactgctCTGTGGATTAGATTGTATTCAGCCGCAAGAGCgttaggatgttgaatgatcaccactccacctcgtcgccaaccccccccccttttggatggagcaccactatCATttcggagaacacagttccactgctcctcggctcaatgccggggggctttatacacatCATGATGGCTAGTTAGCGTTtacagctgtgtatgtgtgtgtgctgtgtataTAATGTAGACTAGATTCCACACGACTTTGACACAGCTCTCGTACCAACTGCAATAAGTGTAAAACTAACACTAACCAGGTTAGCTAATTATGCTAGCGTTTCGCAGATCACCAGTTGTTAACTGTGTTGTTTACTGTGTGGAGGTGTTTGTACCCTCTCAGTGATTTGTGTTGCTCCCTTGTTTTGGTTTTGCCACCTGAATAATATCCTCTCACTGCAGGAATGATGACCTCCCAATCTACAGCACGGTCCAGAAAACTACCTGAGAAGATCAACATTTTCCACCTTCAACTCTCCTAGCAGATGCAGTGTGTCCGAGTAAAGTGCTGATACACACTTCCTCATCAGAATAGCACTTTGAAATGAAAtattgagaaatatttttttctgttattttaaaCACTGCTCTTTACCCGTATTGGTATTACATTACAGGTGTTGGTGATTttaatgactttctattcagcTTTTGTCCTGCAAGGTGACCTACCATTCAGACTGCACTCTGAGAATATGAATTTCCAAAACTGTTGAAATCAAAGGTTGTCACGTGCACACGGTAAACTAGCAGTGAAATACTTTGATAAGTGCCCTTCacatgaaataataaaatattaagatgtaatataaaaaatacaaatgacaCAAAAATGAATCATTTCTGTCAAATAACACAAGATTAAGGTATATATTCATCATTAGTGTTGAACATCGATACAAtttgacaaacacacacagtgaccgtgggcacacatgcccagagcggtaGGTAGCCGGAGCAGGGAGGCTGAAGGTAAAGACCCTGAAGATGATCTGTTGCTTTACTGAcattcagtagatttactgttcaTCTGTTACATCAAGTAGATCTAACCcggatcctaatcctaacctcaaccctaaacctaatttagCCTTGCCcacaacctaaccttaaccctgatcctaatcctaacctcaacccaaaaccgaATCCAGCCTTACCCAcaacctgatcctaatcctaaccttaacccaaaacctgacCCTgttcctaatcctaaccttaacctcaacctgaccctgatcctaaccttaaccccaacccacaACCTGACCCTGatcccaatcctaaccttaaactcgaccctaatcctaaacctgtCCCCTTAATATCAGTCTAACTCAGTTGCCATACTGCCATACTGGTGTCAGCAGCTGGTAGAGGGTGGTGAGATGGTCTGTGTTAGAGCTGCTAGAGGATCAGTGATCTCTCAGGTGAACTTCTACAGAGCTGAACTTGGACTAAAGTGTCACCAGCAACATGTACACAGTGCACACATCTAATAATATCACTGTATACACTAAATGTACACTATGGAAATGAAGAATTTACAGTAGTGTGATGTAGATGAGCATTGTAGAGTATAAAGGGCAAGTATCTAAAACTGAATGTGCTACAGAATACTTCTGTTTCGGGtgagaattaggttttgggtgaGGTAGCTCCAAATGGGGGcgaagctcctcctcatcctctctgaCTTCAGGATGTGAAGTGCTTTCCTGaccacaacagagagagagaggagagtccATTATAGGGACTGTTTACTCCTTCTAGTCAGTATTGGCCAATAAAAGCCTGGTAGATGCGGCTGATTGATactgttttattgatttttcaTGTCTAACAGTGTTACAGCGGAGACACAGTTCCTACACCAGTCAGATGCAGTGTATTACAGCAAAGTTCATATACACGCTTCCTCATTGAAAAGCACTTTACAGAGATGCATTGAAGGACATTGTGTGTATATCCCCTGCTGTCTGTTTACACTGCTCAGTAAAGATATTACATTacagatttttattatttaatggcTTTTCCTGTTTCAAAGCATCATACAGACATTAGCATAGTTTCATTTGTattgtatatagtggtaattatTACTGCCCCCTTTTGGCAGATATTGCAGCCTGCAAACACTATTAGGAGCTGGGAACGTGTTCCCACTTTTCTCCCAGGACACTCCTGGTTCTCTGATACTATCGGACTGTCTTGCTTGTTTAGgatctacacacacatttcagtgATGTTCAGGCCCGGGGACTGTGAGGACCCTACTGAGAGCTTCAGCATGTGCTTCTTGCAGTAATTGTGATGGATTTGCATATTTTGCATCATTGTTCTGTGTTAAATGCCTCTATCAGCTTTAGATTCTTCACTGAGTCACATTTTCATTTCCAGAATGTTCTGATGTTTAGTGGCGTTGTTTCATCTGTGTTTCCTGTGTATAGTACACAGTTTCCTGTGTAAAGTATAGTACACCCACATTACTGCCCTTTTAGTCAATCAGAGGTCATGGGCTATGtgctgatgttttatagttGGCAGCAGAGATGCTGTTCCCTTCTTTTCACTTCAGAAACCACTAGAATGACTGATTTAGCTGTTCGGATATTTGAAGCACTGAAGCAACCCTGCTGAAACCCCAGGGGAGGAAGCCCAGGAGAGGAAGCCCAGGAGAGGAAGCCCAGGAGAGGAAGCCCAGGAGAGGAAGCCCAGGGGAGGAAGCCCAGGGGAGGAAGCCCAGGGGTGAGCTGGTGTCAGATGTGGGGTCTACAGCATTTCCATAGAGAGAGAGTTTCCTCTGGcagttcagtgctgttctgGAAAGATGTTCAGATCTTCCTCTCTCTCGACTCTCAGTGTAGTATGAAGCATGTCGCTGGGCTGAACTGGGATACATCTGTTCCTAACCTCCTCTCAACCGACCAGTCAGCGATCTGCTCCTGTGAACTACTAGCCAATCATAGCGAAGCAGGCGGGGTTTGCCGGAAAACGGGTGGGTTAAAGCAGCTCCGCCCTGCGCTGGTCACATGGTTCCAGTGTGGTTCCACTGCAGTCCGGATGGGGGCGCtagctgtgtgagtgtgcagtCCAGCCGCAGTAAAGCGGAGAagcaggaggagagggagagggctgCTCGGATGGAGGTAGGACACTGTTCCAGCTCTGTGTATTTCAGCAGCAGACAGGTGGAGGCTCGGTAGACCCTGGGTGGATGTGATGACCCTGCTGGGGTGCGGTGCTCTGCCCGGCCTGCGGTGAGAGGGGGACTAGTGCTCTCTAATAGAGGAGGCTTTAATATTCGAGCAGGACCAGCAGCTCATCTCCTGTATCTGTTCTGCTGATGTAGGGTTAGCCCCCCTCTCCAccctgcagacagacagacctgcagacagacctgcagacagacagacagacctgcagacagacctgcagacctgcagacagacagacagacctgcagacctgcagacagacagacctgcagacagacagacagacctgcagacagacagacagacctgcagacagacagacagacagccggCATGCTCACGTGGGGCTCGTATGAGTAGAGGGTGGTTCCGGGTGGGTAAGGGCTCTGAGTgagacccagttgggcttcccaaataggccccaacattacagcccaccttaatctcacaagGGTCCCGTCTTgtccctgtatgcagtgtacaacccagatgagtCCCATGTGTCCATCCTGGTCCTTCCATATGAGGGGTCAGATTGGAACCCGAGGACGTTCTGGTTCCGAGTTGATAGCTGGGCCGCTGAATGGACAGATGGTGAGACAGGTAGACAGCAGCATGGACAAGTAGAAAGATCTCAAGGAACAGGTGATGATAACCTGCATGAAGACACTGTGGTAAAAGTGCTGTATTCAGTTAGATGTGCATGtatgaactatatatatatataataaacatcatAAGTCTCTATTAAAGCTCAGGTTTACATTCAGGGatatattctttatttatgttttatatatatattatagtattatagttTTTTAAGAGAGGGGGGGGTTAAGTAAGGATAGTTTCTGATAGCTGTTTGCTGTAATGGGTGTGGGACTGATTGATTGGTAACTGAGTAattgattagattagattacattagactaacccccccccccccccctccacccaaGAGATTATGTAAACCGGCTGTTTTTCAGATGAGCGTGGTACTCTGTCTGGCTGTTGTTTCAGCTGCTAGGTAATCTCATCATCTTTGTGAATAAAGTCAAGAGTTTTTGCATTAGGTTGTTGTGAAATGCCAATCTGAGGAGATCAGGTGTTTTGTGGTATCTGCTGCTCTTGAGCTTCCTCCTCAGTGGTGCTGCAGACCGTCTGTCCATGCACCCTGTGCTACTTACTACAACAATACCAAAGACCAGGTTTGATGAACATtgcaattagcattagcattggtATTATTGTTTTGTTGGAGGACTCCTTCATTAGAAGCCGTGTCCCCAAACATTAGATGTATGGTGTAGGTTGGCCATTTTTGTTCTTCTCTGGGAGGATGGATAGGTGAAGGGAAGGAAGGATGCCTTTATTACACTAGTTAATTTGGTTGTTTTTGCTgtactgtttgtttgtatgtgtgagttTTTACTATTTTCATTCTTTTCTCCTCCAGGTTTGAACGCCCTGTCCTCTTCTCCTGGTGTCCTTTGCTCCACAGTTTAAATGCCATATAGAGGAATCTGTCAGACTGATACAATATAAGGAACAAGATTTATGAATATGGCATCTACTGGAAGCTCCAGTATTCAGCAGATATCTTCTGCTATCCTCTACGCCAACATagctcacatacaaacacaaaaaaacacagtcaaGGAGAGAACTCACCTCTGCCtggagtgtgggaagagtttcacagagagaggtACGCTGAAAGCacaccagcgtattcacactggagagaaaccgtatcagtgTGCGGAGTGCGGGAAGAGCTTCACTCAACAGAAtcatctccagctccaccagaggttccacacaggagagaaaccatttcactgctcagactgtggaaagagctTTAACCAACAGAGTCATCTCCGactacaccagcgcattcacactggagagaaaccctTCCAGTGTTCATACTGCGAGAAGAGCTTTCGTGACCGAGGCAATCTCAAAAAACACCAACACATCCACACAGGGGAGAAGCCCTActgctgctcagagtgtgggaagaccTTTAAGGACAGAGGTCCTTTCAAAGCCCACCAGCGCACTCATACTGGGGAAAAGCCATTTGaatgctcagactgtgggaagagttttaatcagcAGATCCACCTCCAGAGACACCAGCGCGTTCACACTGGAATAAAACCTTATTTCTGTTCCTACTGTGGAAAGAGCTTCAGTGACAAAAGTACTCTCAAAAAGCACCAgcacattcacactggagagagacCGTTTGAGTGCTCAgtgtgtgggaagagttttaatcagcAAGGTCATCTCCagcaacaccagcgcattcacactggagagaaaccctaTTCCTGCTtggactgtgggaagagtttcagACACTCGAGTACTTTAAAGGCACACAAGTGCATTAAGAGTGTTTCTCATGTCTCCTGTGGGAGTACAGTTCCCCAAGAAATCATCAGCTCTTTAGGTGTATATGAAGGATCTAGCCAGTTGTAGCAGTTGAAGTCACTTCAGATGAATGTAGTTGTTAAGATTGTAAGACCCTGAACCTCACGTTTTCctttatgtgcatgtgtgtttgtgattaTTGTACATTGGGTTTGTGTGGTTAAATGTTATCATGGCTTTAGTGTTGTATGTGTGCATGGACACTTCTGTAGCTGAATTCTCTACCCACTGACCATAAACCTGTTCACTTACTACTTTTGCTCCAGCTGGCAAGAGCCAAGAGCATGTTCAGCAATCTAAAATCTAGGCTATAGTGTAGTTGAGCTGGATATCTACATCATTAGATGCTCAAAGCCTCTTCCACTTTGATTGTGACTGTTTCTGAAGAAAAATCGTTGGCTGTTTCAGACCTTATAAAACATACAATTACCATTTGACCAGATTGAACCTAATCAATACTTCAGTACTTGTTTTCAGTATTCCAGTACCAACACCTCAACGCTCAAATGTGCGTTTGGCCGCCATATCTGACAGATGTCTGTTAAAACAACTCTTATGCTGTGACAGAGGCCTTGGCAAATCATTGTATTATGTAATTCCAGGGAAGGTCCTCAGGACACAGAGAATGTGGCCCAGCCTCAACTTTGTCTTGAACTGCAATGATTTGATGGGTTTGGTACATGCTGGGAGATTTGAGATTGATCCCAAAAGGGTAGTTTCAGTTACCCACAGAAGGGCTGAATGTGTAGATACTAGTATTTGTCTTAAtgttataaataatttatacttGAAATTAAATGCACCGTCATTAATGCAAGTTTATCACGTGCCTGACTGAAACTTGTGGAAGGAACAGAATCTTGTGTTTCTGAACATGAACCTCCTTCCTGTGTTCTCTTACAGACACCCCTCACTCAGCCCTCACATAAGCAAACAGGGGTGCAGCGATCAGGGCTGAACACCACCAGGTAGCGCTAGTCACTACACAGGATTTCTCAGTTCCAGCCCAGAGTTAAAGATGGTCCAGTAGAAGATGCACCCCTAtccttttccttgactttgagcttaaagcagtggtggctcagcggttagagcgccgggatatcgataacagggttgtgggttcgattcccgggctcggcaagctgccactgttgggtccttgagcaaggccctttaccctctctgctccccgggcgctggagttggctgcccaccgctctgggtgtgtgtgtgtactcactgcccctagttcactagtgtgtgtgtgtgtgtgtgtgtgtgtgtgtgtgtgtgttcaccaccacagatgggttaaatatggaggacacatttcgctgtgcagtgtacagtgacaaatacgtgcacctttacctttacctttacctttaaagctGCCTTCAAGTCATTAACACCACAAACCCGTGTTTCTGAATGGGGAGACGTTCTGAGTTGGGGCGTCTCTATAAAAATGTGCTAATAACTACTTTTATTTAGTAGCAACATAAACATGctgttcatttttaaaggtttattcTCATCCACACGTAAAAACAGATCAGTACATGCTGCTGATGCTTACTGCATAAAATATCACTGACCTAATTCTCATACTTTACTCTTTAAGTAAAGTATGAACTTCCCATGTGGACTTGAAGGTAGCGTTAACCTAAAGTGACTAATCAGGTGAACTTTGGAAAAGGCATGATGCTCTTCAAAAGatgattaaataaaatgaatgaattataaATTCAACAGAAATCATTGCTGTTTGATAAGACTGTGGATTGTAGCTCGTGGTGGCAGGTGCAGGCTCCTGTGAACTAAAATAAGAAGTATTGATGATATTAAACATCAGAATCAAAACCCTTTACAGATATAAGATCAGACAGATAAAGCCGTGGTTTTAGAGTCAAGTCACATTtgtttgtgtagctttttataactgttgtcgtcacaaagcagctttacataattagtcattagtaaaagacagaaacaaaaaagaaataaggtAAGACATTTTAGAGGATCTCCTTCATAGACTGCATGTAAGGTTAGAGACCTGCTCAATCTGGGGGGCTAGAATTAGCATTAGTGAATGATGCTAAATGTAGTTTTGTGAGTTGAAGTGCTTTTACAGTGAACGTCACTCAGCAGTGAGATACAGCGCTGCTGCTACAGGACAGAAACATCCAGAAGTGTCCATAAAGTCTGATGTTTAAAAGACTTTGGCAGAATGTTTTATGTATTGTGTGGATCACAGTCATATAAAATACATCAtataatatatcaaataaataaattaaataaatatatgttaaGCGGCAACAAGGTTAATTCCAGGAATTCTTTCGGGTGGATTTGTGCTCCCTGGACCTGGATTTGACACTACTGCCTTAANNNNNNNNNNNNNNNNNNNNNNNNNNNNNNNNNNNNNNNNNNNNNNNNNNNNNNNNNNNNNNNNNNNNNNNNNNNNNNNNNNNNNNNNNNNNNNNNNNNNNNNNNNNNNNNNNNNNNNNNNNNNNNNNNNNNNNNNNNNNNNNNNNNNNNNNNNNNNNNNNNNNNNNNNNNNNNNNNNNNNNNNNNNNNNNNNNNNNNNNtgatacaggatgatggtttaaggtggagctgatacaggatgatgatttaaggtggagctgatacaggatgatggtttaaggtggagctgatacagaatgatggtttaaggtggagctgatacaggatgatgatttaaggtggagctgatacaggatgatgatttaaggtggagagggagtgggagtgggagtgggagagggagagggagtgggagtgggagtgggagagggagagggagagggagtgggagtgggagtgggagagggagtggtagagggagagggagtgggagtgggagtgggagagggagtgggagtgggagtgggagagggagtgggagagggagtgggagtgggagagggagtgggagagggagtgggagtgggagagggagagggagtgggagtgggagagggagtgggagagggagtgggagtgggagtgggagagggagagggagtgggagtgggagagggagtgggagagggagtgggagtgggagaggagagagggagtgggagtgggagagggagtgggagagggagtgggagtgggagtgggagagggagtgggagagggagtgggagtgggagagggagtgggagagggagtgggagtgggagagggagtgggagtgggagagggagagggagagggagtgggagtgggagagggagtgggagagggagagggagtgggAGTGGGAGAGGGAGTGGGAGTGGGAGTGGGAGGATAATGATACAGGAtaatgatttaaggtggagctgatacaggatggtggtttaa
The genomic region above belongs to Salminus brasiliensis chromosome 8, fSalBra1.hap2, whole genome shotgun sequence and contains:
- the LOC140560784 gene encoding uncharacterized protein, producing MNMASTGSSSIQQISSAILYANIAHIQTQKNTVKERTHLCLECGKSFTERGTLKAHQRIHTGEKPYQCAECGKSFTQQNHLQLHQRFHTGEKPFHCSDCGKSFNQQSHLRLHQRIHTGEKPFQCSYCEKSFRDRGNLKKHQHIHTGEKPYCCSECGKTFKDRGPFKAHQRTHTGEKPFECSDCGKSFNQQIHLQRHQRVHTGIKPYFCSYCGKSFSDKSTLKKHQHIHTGERPFECSVCGKSFNQQGHLQQHQRIHTGEKPYSCLDCGKSFRHSSTLKAHKCIKSVSHVSCGSTVPQEIISSLGVYEGSSQL